The nucleotide sequence ACGAGGCCGCCCGCCGGCTCGGGGCCGACCCGTCCCGCACCGGCTACGTCGGCGACGAGCTGACCACCGACCCGCTCGGTGCGGTCGGCGCCGGGATGCCCGCCGCCTGGCTCGTCCGCGACGGCGAGCCGGGGGAGCGGGAGCTGCGGATGGTCGCGCAGCACGGTGTGCCGGTGGTGCGTTCGCTCGCCGAGATCGCCGGTCTGCGGGGGTCCTGACCCCCGCGATTTGGGTCGGGGGAGGTGGGCCGGTAACATCCTCTCTCGGTTCGCCGCACGGTCGGCCCGCTCGCGGGAGGTCGGACGGTATACCCCATGGGGTATGGTGTAATTGGCAACACTGGTGATTCTGGTTCATCCGTTCTAGGTTCGAGTCCTGGTACCCCAGCCAGTCGCCCCCGGCTTCGGCCGGAGGCGATTTCGGAGAAAGCCCTGCTGTTCGGTAAGGTTTCTCCTCGTTGCCCGGACCGCCTCACGGCGGGACGGACGACTCCGAGGCCCCGTTGTGTAGTGGCCTAGCACGCCGCCCTCTCAAGGCGGTAGCGCGGGTTCGAATCCCGTCGGGGCTACCTCGAGCGAAGGCCCGGTCCATCACGGACCGGGCCTTCGTCGTGTAGCCGGGGGAGGGGGCTCAGGGTCCCTCCGGCGTGGCCTCGCGCTGGCGCCGGCTGCTCACGGCCTCCTGGGCCAGGCGCCGCAGCGCGACGAGCACCGGGTCGCCGAGGACGGTCCCCACGACGACGATGCGCATCGCCTCGGCCGGGCCGCGCGCGGCGAGCGCGAGGTCGACGTCGGCCTCCGCGACGAGCGCCATCCCCTCCGCGTACCGCCGTAGGGTGCCGGCGTCGAGCGGCACGCCGGCCGCTCGGGCCGCCGCCACCGCGTCGCTGAGGGCGCCGAGGGCCGGCGCCCCCGACCAGGCGCACCAGCCGAGCTCCTCGAGCAGGGCGGTGACCTCGGGGTCGACCGCCTCGCGCGGCGCAGGGGTCGGGATGACGGCCGCGGCGGCCCCGAGCAGGTCGTGGCGCGACGGGGGAGGGGAGGTCAGGGCGACGACGATGTCGCGCACCCCGCTGAGCGCGACGCCCCCGTGCTCGACGAGCGCCCGGACCAGGCGCACCCGCTCGACGTGCTCGTCGTCGTAGTCGGCGGAGGTGCGGCTCGTCGCGCGGCCCGGCTGCAGGACCCCCTCGCGCAGGTAGAACTTCAGCGTGTGCACCGGGACGCCGGTCGCCTCCGCCAGCTCGGAGATGCGCACTCCTGCTCCCTTCCTCTTGACACCGGATAGTGCCACTGTCCACCATGGTGCCACCAGACAGTCGCACTATCCAGTCAAGGAGCCCCCATGGACCGCGTGACCCACGCCTACGACGGCCCCCTCACCGTCTTCCTCATCGGCCTGCGCGTCCACCGCCCGTGGCGGGTCGGCATCGTGCGCCAGGCAGCGAGCGCGATGCCCCGGATGATCGTCGAGCTGGAGCGCAACAAGGCCGCGGCCGAGGCCGGCGAGGCGGAGTCGCTCGGCTACCTCGGGAGCCGCTCGACCGTGCACCTCATGGCGACGACGATGGTCCAGTGGTGGCGCAGCACCGAGGAGCTCTACGCGTACGCCAACGCGGCCGACCACCTCCACCGCCCGGCGTGGACGGAGTTCTACGCGGTCGCGAAGAAGGACCCGGCCGCCGTCACCATCTGGCACGAGACCTACGAGGTGCAGCCGCACGGCGCCGAGAGCGTCTACGCCGGCCCGAAGCCGTTCGGCCTGGCGAAGGTGGCC is from Arthrobacter sp. NEB 688 and encodes:
- a CDS encoding MerR family transcriptional regulator — translated: MRISELAEATGVPVHTLKFYLREGVLQPGRATSRTSADYDDEHVERVRLVRALVEHGGVALSGVRDIVVALTSPPPSRHDLLGAAAAVIPTPAPREAVDPEVTALLEELGWCAWSGAPALGALSDAVAAARAAGVPLDAGTLRRYAEGMALVAEADVDLALAARGPAEAMRIVVVGTVLGDPVLVALRRLAQEAVSSRRQREATPEGP
- a CDS encoding DUF4188 domain-containing protein gives rise to the protein MDRVTHAYDGPLTVFLIGLRVHRPWRVGIVRQAASAMPRMIVELERNKAAAEAGEAESLGYLGSRSTVHLMATTMVQWWRSTEELYAYANAADHLHRPAWTEFYAVAKKDPAAVTIWHETYEVQPHGAESVYAGPKPFGLAKVAGVLPVGRRGQTARQRLGGTLT